In Bradyrhizobium sp. CCBAU 051011, the following are encoded in one genomic region:
- a CDS encoding conjugal transfer protein TraD, producing MRKPRDFDAELKSLEDKARELKTRKVRQLGELVIATGADTLTANELAGALIVLVETKEAGKREAWARRGAAFFQGWSRRNAPTTDRDTDGAPAQPGGAQPVSGRKGAT from the coding sequence ATGCGCAAACCTCGGGACTTTGACGCGGAGCTGAAATCGCTCGAAGACAAGGCGCGTGAGCTGAAAACCCGCAAGGTGCGGCAGCTCGGCGAACTGGTTATCGCCACCGGGGCTGACACACTCACTGCCAATGAACTGGCGGGTGCGCTGATCGTGCTGGTGGAGACAAAAGAGGCCGGAAAGAGGGAGGCTTGGGCCAGGCGCGGGGCCGCGTTCTTTCAGGGATGGTCGCGGCGAAATGCACCGACAACTGACCGCGACACGGACGGCGCTCCGGCGCAACCGGGCGGCGCGCAACCGGTGTCAGGCCGCAAGGGCGCGACATGA
- a CDS encoding conjugal transfer protein TraD codes for MRTWQVERRKRTRHLIELGGLVVKAGLINLIGDDRATMLGALLWIADKLQSDQGERARALWSAKGKQAFEADPTAHKGTDRSDPAARR; via the coding sequence GTGCGCACATGGCAGGTCGAGCGCCGCAAACGAACGCGGCACCTCATCGAACTCGGCGGCCTCGTCGTGAAAGCCGGACTCATCAACCTGATCGGCGATGATCGCGCCACCATGCTCGGCGCGCTGCTCTGGATCGCCGACAAGCTCCAAAGCGATCAAGGCGAACGGGCGCGAGCGCTGTGGTCAGCAAAGGGGAAGCAAGCGTTCGAGGCGGACCCGACGGCACACAAGGGGACAGATCGATCCGATCCAGCAGCTCGTCGTTGA
- a CDS encoding transposase has translation MTGHTPVPKTSRLDVISTGTRRRWTLEEKHRIVAESYSGPRLVSVTARRNGLSASQLFTWRRLARKGRLVEADET, from the coding sequence ATGACTGGGCATACGCCTGTTCCGAAGACCTCGCGGCTTGACGTTATCTCGACGGGCACCCGGCGCCGTTGGACGTTGGAAGAGAAGCACCGGATCGTGGCGGAGAGCTATAGCGGGCCCCGGCTTGTGTCGGTGACGGCGCGGCGAAACGGGCTGTCCGCGAGCCAATTGTTCACGTGGCGCCGTCTGGCTCGGAAAGGCCGGCTTGTCGAGGCGGATGAGACATAG